In one window of Massilibacterium senegalense DNA:
- a CDS encoding Crp/Fnr family transcriptional regulator gives MEKRKQLEQISFFCSCTKEQYDMISPLLVEKTFEKGTYLFFEQEPCTFVYFLIEGLVKVFRTEKSGREQIVNLFVSNDMFPHVGVTKEGTYPATAQAQLPSVVWVMRVEDFQLVCNKIPFLQMRLAELMDQHIRELQQRLVKSLDKNIPTRIYEVIWPIACRIGKKVQDGYMISPAPTHQEIADLVGISRETVTRAIPTLKKEKRMDVRNHQLYLFHPPANGQ, from the coding sequence ATGGAAAAGCGAAAACAATTGGAACAAATTTCTTTCTTTTGTTCTTGTACAAAAGAACAATATGACATGATTTCTCCTTTATTGGTGGAAAAAACATTTGAAAAAGGAACGTATCTTTTTTTCGAACAAGAACCTTGTACGTTTGTTTATTTTTTAATAGAAGGATTAGTAAAAGTATTTCGGACAGAGAAAAGTGGGAGAGAACAAATTGTGAATTTGTTTGTTTCAAATGACATGTTTCCTCACGTAGGGGTAACAAAAGAAGGCACCTATCCCGCTACAGCACAAGCACAATTACCGAGTGTAGTATGGGTAATGCGAGTAGAAGACTTTCAATTAGTTTGTAATAAAATACCATTTTTGCAGATGCGTTTAGCAGAATTAATGGACCAGCATATCCGAGAATTACAACAACGTTTAGTGAAATCTTTAGACAAAAATATACCAACCAGGATTTACGAAGTAATCTGGCCAATTGCTTGCCGTATCGGTAAAAAAGTACAAGATGGCTATATGATTTCCCCGGCGCCAACCCATCAAGAAATAGCAGACTTAGTCGGTATTTCAAGAGAAACAGTTACACGGGCCATTCCAACATTAAAAAAAGAAAAAAGAATGGATGTAAGGAATCATCAGTTATACCTTTTTCATCCCCCAGCTAACGGGCAATAA
- a CDS encoding group I truncated hemoglobin has protein sequence MAQTSELYERLGGKEGIKKVVDLFYDRVLADERVNDYFKNTDMEKQRRHQTLFITFAVGGPNQYTGASMQKAHEGMGLQDIHFDAIVEHLAFSLQHFGVPKEDIQTIANKLEPMRKEIVEK, from the coding sequence ATGGCACAAACAAGTGAACTGTATGAACGTTTAGGAGGAAAAGAAGGAATCAAGAAGGTTGTTGATTTGTTTTATGATCGCGTACTAGCAGACGAAAGAGTAAACGATTATTTTAAAAATACCGATATGGAAAAACAACGCCGTCATCAAACGTTATTCATTACATTTGCGGTTGGAGGCCCTAACCAATACACTGGAGCATCTATGCAAAAAGCACATGAAGGCATGGGATTACAAGATATTCATTTTGACGCGATTGTAGAACACCTAGCATTCAGCCTACAACACTTCGGCGTACCTAAAGAAGACATCCAAACAATCGCCAACAAATTAGAACCAATGCGAAAAGAAATCGTAGAAAAATAA
- the tatA gene encoding twin-arginine translocase TatA/TatE family subunit, which translates to MLSNLGIPGLILIIFLALIIFGPSKLPEMGRAIGTTLKEFKKSTRELVHDDDKQKSEQSSKS; encoded by the coding sequence ATGCTTAGTAATCTTGGAATCCCTGGATTAATTTTAATTATTTTTTTAGCACTCATTATTTTTGGTCCAAGTAAATTACCAGAAATGGGGCGCGCAATCGGGACAACGTTAAAAGAATTTAAAAAATCAACACGCGAACTTGTCCATGATGATGATAAACAAAAAAGTGAACAATCTTCCAAATCATAA
- a CDS encoding PhoX family protein, which translates to MTKLNRRKFLTYVGTGVAALTVASSGLSPLTGQAFAKPSTSTTSGKKGDGLKFKAIEPSNKDELLLPKGYRYDVVAAYGDKINKKGDTFGFNNDLTLYFPIDQSSDHGLLWVNHEYSSDLFVTGEKSGDTYSKEQIEKMLYVQGGSIIEVKKEKDTWKLMPDSTYARRVTGLTPITLTGPAAGSPAIGSAKEVQGTFANCSGGKTLWDTVLSCEENYEYTSEAASLNETHYGWVVEVDPFDEKFTVRKHTALGRFHHENAAMGLTKDKRVVVYMGDDVKDACVYKFISKGKYNKKDGNKNAKLLEEGTLYAANLAKGTWIPLTIEEWTKKVEEVKAEEEWGEEQQALADKIQSLADILVHTHDVAVFLGATPTDRPEDVEIHPEDQSIYIAHTNNSDHGNIHGHITRIIETENDLGSLTFDFEIFTAGGRQSGFSAPDNLTFDKDGNLWTVTDISSSKLNKDAFKSFKNNGVFVIPTDGKDKGVAFQFASAPVEAELTGPFFTSNEKTLFLSVQHPGEETKDLKKPTSMWPHRKDDTMPRPSVVAITGF; encoded by the coding sequence ATGACCAAACTTAACCGTCGTAAGTTTTTAACATATGTAGGAACAGGAGTTGCAGCCTTAACCGTTGCGTCATCAGGACTTTCTCCATTAACTGGCCAAGCATTTGCAAAACCATCAACAAGCACAACATCAGGAAAAAAAGGGGACGGACTGAAATTCAAGGCCATTGAACCTTCTAACAAAGACGAATTACTCCTTCCAAAAGGATATCGTTATGATGTAGTAGCAGCATATGGCGATAAAATTAACAAAAAAGGGGATACATTCGGTTTTAATAACGACTTAACCCTATATTTTCCGATTGATCAATCGAGCGATCACGGATTACTATGGGTGAATCACGAGTATTCTAGTGACCTTTTTGTAACAGGCGAAAAAAGTGGAGATACTTATTCCAAAGAACAAATTGAAAAAATGTTATACGTACAAGGTGGATCCATTATTGAAGTGAAAAAAGAAAAAGATACGTGGAAATTAATGCCCGATTCAACATATGCTCGTCGCGTGACTGGACTAACACCGATTACATTAACAGGACCTGCTGCAGGTTCTCCTGCTATTGGGAGTGCAAAAGAAGTACAAGGAACATTCGCCAACTGTTCAGGCGGAAAAACATTATGGGATACTGTTCTTTCTTGTGAAGAAAACTATGAATATACGAGCGAAGCAGCTTCTTTAAACGAAACACATTACGGTTGGGTCGTAGAAGTAGATCCTTTCGATGAAAAATTTACTGTTCGTAAACATACAGCACTCGGTCGTTTTCACCATGAGAACGCTGCGATGGGACTAACAAAGGATAAGCGAGTAGTTGTTTATATGGGCGATGATGTAAAAGATGCTTGTGTGTATAAATTCATTAGTAAAGGTAAATATAACAAAAAAGATGGCAATAAAAATGCCAAGTTATTAGAAGAAGGAACACTATATGCAGCAAACCTAGCAAAAGGAACATGGATTCCTTTAACAATCGAAGAATGGACAAAAAAAGTAGAAGAAGTAAAAGCAGAAGAAGAATGGGGAGAAGAACAACAAGCACTCGCTGATAAAATTCAATCTCTTGCTGATATTTTAGTCCATACACACGACGTTGCTGTATTTTTAGGTGCAACACCAACAGACCGCCCAGAAGATGTCGAAATCCATCCAGAAGATCAATCTATTTACATTGCCCATACAAATAATAGCGATCATGGAAATATTCATGGACATATTACACGTATTATTGAAACAGAAAATGATTTAGGTTCGTTAACATTTGATTTTGAAATTTTCACAGCTGGTGGTCGTCAAAGTGGCTTTAGCGCTCCGGATAACTTAACATTTGATAAAGACGGTAATTTATGGACGGTAACAGACATTTCCTCTTCCAAATTAAATAAAGATGCATTTAAATCATTTAAAAATAACGGTGTATTTGTTATTCCTACAGATGGTAAAGATAAAGGAGTTGCTTTCCAATTCGCCTCTGCACCCGTAGAAGCAGAATTAACAGGTCCTTTCTTTACATCAAACGAAAAAACATTATTTTTATCTGTACAACACCCTGGTGAAGAAACAAAAGATTTAAAAAAGCCAACAAGTATGTGGCCTCATCGAAAAGATGACACAATGCCACGGCCATCTGTTGTTGCTATTACAGGATTTTAA
- a CDS encoding potassium channel protein has protein sequence MTQWFHHFSLLPVTIRLLLFIFMFLFSFGTIIHYIEPTNYPSLFDGVWWAIITMATVGYGDFTPKTTEGKIITMIMILTGGAFMAHYMATIASIASRKQNEQKKGKKALMLKNHIVFIGWNERTKLLCQFFNKDTLLLIDETVQVQPISLPSFYFLKGTPYFDETLQKATIKQAKAVFITADQYKPEKDADNQTILTILAIRGFSSTLPIFAEILTADQQNNAIRAGATQILSSNETIASTFSDSFLQYTNNVNSI, from the coding sequence ATGACACAATGGTTTCACCATTTCTCCTTACTTCCTGTCACGATACGATTGCTCTTATTTATTTTTATGTTTTTATTCTCTTTCGGAACAATTATCCACTATATAGAACCAACAAATTATCCTTCCCTTTTTGATGGTGTTTGGTGGGCAATTATTACAATGGCTACGGTAGGATATGGTGACTTTACTCCCAAAACAACGGAAGGAAAAATAATCACCATGATTATGATTTTAACTGGAGGAGCTTTTATGGCGCATTACATGGCGACTATAGCTTCGATTGCTAGTCGAAAACAAAATGAACAAAAGAAAGGAAAAAAAGCATTGATGTTAAAAAATCATATCGTCTTTATTGGCTGGAACGAGCGAACAAAACTATTATGTCAATTTTTCAACAAAGACACCCTTCTTTTAATAGATGAGACCGTTCAAGTGCAACCAATATCTCTTCCTTCTTTTTATTTTTTAAAAGGTACACCCTATTTTGATGAGACATTACAAAAAGCAACTATTAAGCAAGCAAAGGCTGTTTTTATTACTGCCGATCAATATAAACCAGAAAAAGATGCGGACAATCAAACAATTTTAACGATTCTTGCGATTAGAGGTTTTTCTTCCACCCTCCCTATTTTTGCGGAAATATTAACAGCAGATCAACAGAACAATGCTATACGCGCTGGCGCTACTCAGATCCTATCTTCAAACGAAACTATTGCCTCGACATTTTCAGACTCTTTTTTACAATATACTAACAATGTAAATAGCATTTAA
- the tatC gene encoding twin-arginine translocase subunit TatC, whose product MLDRELDLIEHLEEMRKRLIIIGLQFLFFFFVAFIFVKDIYQFFILDLDYKLIILSPTDTLWIYFMLAAVVAITCSIPVILMQIWLFVKPALSEQERKMTLAYIPAIFGLFLVGISFGYFVVFPIVLQFLMTLSEDLFAMNFTTINYFRFMLHMTLPFGLLFEMPILILFLTALGIINPYRLKKVRKYAYFVLVIISVMITPPDFISDILVIIPLLLLYEFSIYLSQWVFRKKLNETMELNLP is encoded by the coding sequence ATGTTGGATCGTGAATTAGACCTTATTGAACACTTGGAAGAAATGAGAAAACGATTAATTATAATCGGCTTACAGTTTTTATTTTTTTTCTTCGTTGCATTTATTTTTGTGAAAGATATTTATCAATTTTTCATCTTAGATTTAGATTATAAACTCATTATTTTAAGTCCTACCGATACGTTATGGATTTATTTTATGTTAGCCGCTGTAGTGGCCATTACGTGCTCGATTCCAGTGATACTCATGCAAATATGGTTATTTGTAAAACCAGCTTTATCAGAACAAGAAAGAAAAATGACGTTAGCTTACATACCCGCAATTTTCGGTTTATTTTTAGTGGGGATTTCGTTCGGTTATTTTGTCGTGTTTCCAATCGTATTACAGTTTTTAATGACGTTATCAGAAGATTTATTTGCCATGAACTTTACAACGATAAATTATTTTCGGTTTATGCTTCACATGACTTTACCTTTTGGTCTTTTATTTGAAATGCCGATTCTTATTTTATTTTTAACAGCACTAGGAATCATTAATCCGTATCGATTAAAAAAAGTACGAAAATACGCTTATTTCGTTTTGGTCATCATTTCGGTAATGATTACGCCACCTGACTTTATTTCGGATATTTTGGTCATCATTCCATTATTATTGTTGTACGAATTTAGTATCTACTTATCACAATGGGTATTTCGTAAAAAATTGAATGAAACAATGGAACTGAATCTTCCATAG
- a CDS encoding DUF378 domain-containing protein: MSTLQRIALFLVIIGAINWGLIGFFNYDLVASLFGGQASFVSRVIYAIVGISGLIVISLLFKPQEEFVESPQP; the protein is encoded by the coding sequence GTGAGTACACTTCAACGTATTGCATTATTTTTAGTCATTATTGGAGCGATTAACTGGGGACTTATTGGTTTTTTTAATTATGATTTAGTCGCTTCTTTATTCGGTGGCCAGGCCTCATTCGTTAGTCGAGTTATTTATGCGATTGTTGGAATTAGTGGATTAATTGTTATTTCACTTTTATTTAAACCACAAGAAGAATTTGTTGAAAGCCCTCAACCATAA